One genomic segment of Bacillus sp. 2205SS5-2 includes these proteins:
- a CDS encoding FecCD family ABC transporter permease, producing the protein MPKRFIQRYLRTNSFLTYSFAVVFLIVSILLGVSIGTVSVPFTVILQLVLMKVAPFLSFQIEEQFLYIVSAIRLPRVVLAGLVGASLAIAGAAFQGLLRNPLADPYTLGVSSGASVGAVVTLFFHLSLPILGLFTLPFMSIFASSLTIFFVLFFTKKIDISMKVETIILTGIIVSSFLGALLSLMIALTNDELRQIIGWLLGSVAMRGWQYVWILLPFFLFGSILLWIQANELDVLSFGEEKAQYLGVNVHRKKLMILLGGSILTGAAVSVSGTIGFVGLVIPHFVRQIWGPRHRQLLILSMLFGGGFLILADVVSRTIISPTELPIGVITAIIGAPVFGLVLMKQKHESSGSS; encoded by the coding sequence TTGCCAAAGCGGTTTATCCAGAGGTATTTACGAACTAATTCATTCTTAACGTATAGTTTTGCGGTTGTATTTTTAATTGTTTCTATCCTATTAGGTGTTTCTATTGGTACTGTTTCGGTTCCGTTCACAGTCATACTTCAATTAGTTTTGATGAAAGTAGCACCGTTCCTTTCTTTTCAAATAGAGGAACAGTTTTTGTATATTGTGTCTGCTATACGCTTACCTCGTGTAGTATTAGCTGGACTTGTAGGGGCGTCTCTTGCTATTGCAGGAGCCGCTTTTCAAGGGCTATTACGAAATCCCTTGGCGGACCCCTATACATTAGGGGTTTCTTCGGGTGCCTCGGTAGGTGCGGTTGTGACGCTCTTTTTTCATCTATCACTGCCAATTTTGGGACTATTCACCTTACCATTTATGAGTATTTTTGCATCCTCACTGACGATTTTTTTCGTGTTATTTTTTACTAAGAAAATTGACATTAGTATGAAAGTAGAGACGATTATTTTAACAGGAATCATCGTGAGTTCCTTTTTAGGTGCTTTACTTTCCTTGATGATTGCGCTGACAAATGATGAACTTCGACAAATTATTGGCTGGTTATTAGGAAGCGTGGCAATGAGAGGGTGGCAATATGTGTGGATTCTACTTCCCTTCTTTTTATTCGGAAGTATCCTTCTTTGGATTCAAGCAAATGAGCTGGACGTTCTAAGTTTTGGGGAAGAAAAAGCTCAATATTTAGGAGTGAATGTTCACCGAAAGAAATTAATGATTTTACTTGGTGGTTCTATTTTAACTGGAGCCGCAGTTTCCGTATCAGGCACAATCGGCTTTGTTGGATTGGTTATTCCTCATTTTGTTCGTCAGATTTGGGGTCCAAGACATCGTCAATTGCTCATTTTGTCGATGCTATTCGGTGGAGGATTTCTTATTTTGGCAGATGTCGTGTCAAGAACCATTATTTCTCCAACGGAACTACCAATTGGAGTGATTACGGCCATCATTGGTGCACCGGTGTTTGGTCTTGTTTTAATGAAACAAAAACATGAAAGTAGTGGTTCATCATGA
- a CDS encoding cob(I)yrinic acid a,c-diamide adenosyltransferase, which produces MKLYTKGGDKGKTSVIGGRVYKDDLRVEAYGTVDEINSFVGQARAQLKEKAVRDIQKDLEKIQHELFDLGGELATLNTNRPTVFSENQLNYLESRIDEYTDECPPLQRFVLPGGNEASASLHIARTVTRRGERLVVQLSKLDASTSPLALQYLNRLSDFFFAAARVVNFRTGVKDVEYIRSKDVFNSTDSDSE; this is translated from the coding sequence ATGAAACTCTATACAAAAGGTGGAGACAAAGGGAAAACAAGTGTCATCGGCGGACGTGTTTACAAGGATGATTTACGAGTGGAAGCCTATGGAACCGTGGATGAAATCAATTCTTTTGTCGGACAAGCACGTGCACAACTTAAAGAAAAGGCAGTTCGTGATATACAAAAAGATCTAGAAAAGATTCAACATGAATTATTTGACCTTGGCGGAGAATTGGCTACACTTAACACCAATCGCCCAACCGTATTCAGCGAAAATCAACTGAACTACCTAGAATCTAGAATTGATGAGTACACCGATGAATGCCCGCCACTCCAACGATTTGTCCTTCCCGGTGGAAATGAAGCGTCAGCAAGCTTACATATCGCTCGGACTGTGACTCGTCGAGGAGAAAGACTTGTCGTTCAATTGTCTAAATTGGATGCATCCACCTCACCGCTTGCATTGCAGTATTTAAATCGTTTATCGGATTTTTTCTTTGCCGCAGCAAGAGTAGTTAATTTTCGTACAGGTGTTAAGGATGTGGAGTATATCCGAAGTAAAGATGTATTTAACTCGACAGATTCTGATAGCGAGTGA
- a CDS encoding adenosylcobinamide amidohydrolase — MIEVRNVSGGYASENVIKKVSFSVNKGELYGILGPNGSGKTTLLKMITGLLPIQSGSILISGKDLQDYSAKELAKTTAVLPQMTTVSLSYSVKETVSLGRYAHQRGLFTSWSDRDERIVQTVLGLTGIKHYEKARLEELSGGEKQRVFLAQALAQEPEILLLDEPTNHLDLSFQKDLLDTLRAWTVERDLTIVSIFHDLNLASLYCDQLLLLDKGEIRQVDSPNNVITERTIFDVYKTNIEKTIHPHVAKPQVLISPSVRQQESVVVLHSEMISVQNKYILLQSPIPLKVLSSAVIGAGMGWYKTFMNRKVSLDYEHDEPIDEMKQYIMKEGFIVEETVGMMTAVEMSSVSIKEYVEHGFSLLIVVTAGIGHARDASNSDVIDSAAPGTINTMIFINGSLSQEAFLQSIMTATEAKSKAFFDLSIKDKRTSTLATGTPTDSILVAATQQGKFSAYAGSATELGSMIGRKVYECTIEAIQKNTAFNTKGGDK; from the coding sequence ATGATAGAAGTGCGTAATGTTAGTGGTGGATATGCTTCGGAAAATGTGATAAAAAAAGTCTCGTTTTCGGTTAATAAGGGAGAGTTATATGGAATATTAGGACCAAATGGAAGTGGGAAGACGACACTATTAAAAATGATAACCGGCTTACTCCCCATCCAATCGGGTTCTATTCTTATTTCAGGAAAAGATCTTCAGGACTATTCAGCAAAAGAACTAGCAAAAACGACAGCGGTTTTGCCTCAAATGACAACGGTCTCTTTATCCTATAGTGTCAAAGAGACGGTCTCTTTAGGGAGGTATGCGCATCAACGTGGTTTGTTTACGTCTTGGAGTGATAGAGACGAGAGGATCGTTCAAACAGTGTTGGGTTTGACGGGAATTAAACACTATGAAAAAGCGCGTTTGGAAGAGCTTTCTGGTGGTGAAAAGCAACGCGTTTTTTTAGCACAAGCACTAGCTCAAGAACCGGAAATTTTGTTATTGGATGAACCAACGAATCATTTGGATTTATCTTTTCAAAAAGACCTTCTAGATACCTTAAGGGCATGGACTGTTGAACGAGATTTAACCATCGTATCAATTTTTCACGATTTGAATTTAGCTAGTTTATACTGCGATCAACTCCTTCTACTTGATAAAGGAGAAATTCGGCAAGTTGACTCTCCTAATAATGTCATAACGGAGAGAACGATTTTTGATGTATACAAAACTAATATTGAAAAGACGATACATCCTCATGTAGCGAAACCACAAGTGTTGATTTCACCAAGTGTGCGTCAGCAAGAAAGTGTGGTTGTCCTTCACTCTGAAATGATTTCGGTGCAGAACAAGTATATCCTTTTGCAAAGCCCCATACCGCTAAAGGTTCTCTCTTCTGCTGTCATAGGAGCCGGGATGGGTTGGTATAAAACGTTTATGAATCGAAAGGTCTCTCTCGATTATGAGCATGATGAACCAATTGACGAGATGAAACAGTATATAATGAAAGAAGGATTTATCGTTGAAGAAACGGTAGGGATGATGACTGCGGTGGAAATGAGTTCGGTTTCGATAAAAGAGTATGTTGAGCATGGTTTTTCACTCCTTATTGTTGTGACAGCGGGAATTGGCCATGCTCGAGATGCGTCTAATTCCGATGTAATTGATTCCGCTGCACCTGGGACGATAAATACGATGATTTTCATTAATGGCTCTTTATCGCAAGAAGCGTTTTTGCAGAGTATTATGACCGCAACCGAGGCAAAGTCGAAAGCATTTTTTGATTTAAGCATTAAAGACAAGCGGACATCTACTCTTGCGACAGGTACACCGACAGATAGCATTTTAGTAGCTGCCACACAACAAGGAAAATTTTCAGCTTATGCTGGAAGTGCTACTGAATTAGGAAGTATGATTGGAAGAAAGGTTTATGAATGCACTATTGAAGCGATTCAAAAAAATACTGCTTTTAATACCAAAGGAGGAGACAAATGA
- a CDS encoding fatty acid--CoA ligase, with translation MYATTGSIFDQTVSKFRNKEAIIEEKTGTRWTYGQWQQEVHRAANALKAAGVKKGDRVSTFLFNTLELATIFFACGKVGAVLNPINFRLKAQEVKYILQDCQPKVVLFEEALSGPIESLADDFSSIIFWYTGDKKPEFAKNYDTTVNACTAEWDECEVNENDPYAIMYTSGTTGRPKGVFHRHRDMAEQSLICNAVLGISSNDIGLVTAPMFHCAELHCCFLPRVQAGAKNVILHQFHPERVLGVINSEQITTFFAAPTMWNMLLQYDLDQFNTSSLRIGLYGAAPMPPVLVKAIDEKLGIGLIQAYGQTEMGPAVTFLLQDEQLTKTGSAGRAAYNHEIRVVKPNEGGPSEPDDLCAPGEVGEIIIRGSCTMMGYFNRDDATEKALYKGWYHSSDLGYMDEEGFLYVADRVDDMIISGGENVYPREVEDALHAHEEVLDVAVLGKPHEKWGEQVTAIIVAKNEALTNADLDAYLKNGDLLADYKRPREYVFVDELPRNASGKIQKFLIRETFIEKEQQV, from the coding sequence ATGTACGCAACAACCGGCTCTATATTTGATCAGACAGTTAGTAAATTCCGAAATAAAGAGGCAATCATAGAAGAAAAAACAGGTACACGGTGGACGTATGGACAATGGCAACAGGAAGTTCACCGAGCAGCCAACGCGCTAAAGGCTGCAGGAGTGAAAAAGGGGGACCGGGTTTCCACTTTTCTATTTAATACGTTAGAACTTGCAACGATTTTCTTTGCTTGTGGCAAAGTAGGAGCGGTCTTAAATCCCATAAATTTCCGCTTGAAAGCACAGGAAGTTAAGTACATTCTTCAAGATTGCCAGCCGAAGGTAGTTTTATTTGAAGAAGCTCTTTCTGGTCCTATTGAAAGCCTTGCTGATGATTTCTCTTCTATTATTTTTTGGTATACAGGCGATAAAAAGCCTGAGTTCGCTAAAAATTATGATACAACAGTTAATGCCTGTACAGCTGAGTGGGATGAATGTGAGGTCAACGAAAATGATCCCTATGCCATTATGTATACGAGTGGAACAACGGGGCGACCGAAAGGAGTCTTCCATCGCCACCGAGATATGGCTGAACAAAGTTTAATCTGTAATGCGGTCTTAGGTATTTCCTCAAATGATATCGGTTTGGTCACTGCGCCAATGTTTCATTGTGCGGAACTACATTGTTGCTTCTTACCGCGTGTTCAAGCAGGGGCGAAAAACGTCATTCTGCATCAATTCCATCCAGAACGTGTGCTGGGTGTGATTAATTCAGAACAAATTACTACCTTCTTTGCCGCTCCGACGATGTGGAATATGCTACTTCAATATGATTTAGATCAATTCAATACCTCATCATTAAGAATCGGTCTTTACGGAGCAGCACCAATGCCTCCAGTACTTGTGAAAGCCATTGATGAAAAGTTAGGCATAGGGTTAATCCAAGCATATGGTCAAACGGAAATGGGACCCGCGGTTACTTTCTTGCTTCAAGATGAACAACTTACGAAAACAGGTTCTGCCGGACGGGCGGCGTATAATCATGAAATTCGCGTCGTGAAACCGAATGAGGGTGGGCCGTCTGAGCCTGATGATCTCTGTGCACCAGGAGAAGTGGGCGAAATCATTATTCGTGGTTCTTGCACCATGATGGGTTATTTCAATCGGGATGATGCTACTGAAAAAGCGTTATATAAAGGGTGGTATCATTCGAGTGATTTAGGCTACATGGATGAAGAAGGGTTTTTATATGTTGCCGATCGAGTGGACGATATGATCATCTCAGGGGGAGAGAATGTTTATCCGCGAGAAGTAGAAGATGCGCTTCATGCCCATGAAGAGGTGTTAGATGTTGCTGTACTCGGGAAACCACATGAGAAGTGGGGAGAACAAGTCACAGCCATCATCGTAGCTAAGAACGAAGCACTTACAAACGCTGATCTTGATGCATACTTGAAAAATGGTGATCTGTTAGCAGATTATAAACGCCCAAGAGAGTATGTATTTGTCGATGAATTGCCTCGAAATGCGAGTGGGAAAATTCAAAAATTCTTGATTCGAGAAACGTTCATTGAAAAAGAGCAACAGGTTTAA
- a CDS encoding ABC transporter substrate-binding protein, with protein MKRIYMISLFLILSLGLSGCGDAETKPKETTSETKLVTTTFPVTLTDSAGQEVTIEERPTKIVSLIPSNTEILFELGLSEEVIAVTDFDNYPEEVFELEKIGGMEFNVEKIISLNPDLVLAHESSYSMAQAGLKQIQDAGVAVVVVDQADSFEDLYASVKLIGQATGQVEEANQEVEEMKSALLTIKEKADSISEDKKKTVFFEISPAPEIYTAGQNTFLHEILELISAKNAVGEQEGWPQMTEEAIVALNPDVIITTYGYYSEDPIGQVLAREGWIGVTAVEKEEIFDIHSDLVTRPGPRLIQGVEGVAKAVYPEVFTN; from the coding sequence ATGAAAAGAATTTATATGATAAGTTTATTTTTAATTTTATCACTAGGGTTAAGTGGATGTGGCGATGCTGAAACCAAGCCGAAAGAGACTACATCCGAAACAAAATTAGTAACTACAACTTTTCCAGTTACCTTAACTGATAGTGCTGGACAAGAAGTAACCATTGAGGAGAGACCAACGAAAATTGTGTCCTTAATTCCGAGTAATACAGAAATATTATTTGAACTCGGATTATCTGAGGAAGTGATTGCGGTGACGGATTTTGATAACTACCCTGAAGAAGTGTTTGAGCTTGAAAAAATCGGGGGAATGGAATTTAATGTCGAGAAAATCATCTCTTTAAATCCAGATCTTGTTTTAGCACATGAATCAAGCTATTCGATGGCACAAGCAGGACTCAAGCAAATTCAAGATGCAGGGGTAGCAGTTGTTGTTGTTGATCAGGCTGATAGTTTTGAAGATCTGTATGCTTCGGTTAAGCTTATCGGTCAAGCTACTGGTCAAGTTGAGGAAGCAAATCAAGAAGTTGAAGAGATGAAATCAGCGCTTTTGACGATTAAAGAAAAAGCGGATTCTATATCAGAAGATAAGAAAAAGACGGTCTTTTTTGAAATATCTCCTGCACCAGAAATTTATACTGCTGGACAAAATACCTTTCTTCATGAAATATTAGAGTTGATTTCAGCTAAGAATGCAGTTGGAGAGCAAGAAGGCTGGCCACAAATGACAGAGGAAGCCATCGTTGCATTAAATCCAGATGTCATTATTACCACTTATGGCTATTATTCAGAGGATCCAATTGGTCAAGTATTAGCCAGAGAAGGATGGATTGGGGTAACTGCAGTGGAGAAAGAAGAGATTTTTGATATCCATTCAGATCTAGTTACACGTCCAGGTCCTAGATTAATACAAGGAGTAGAGGGAGTTGCCAAAGCGGTTTATCCAGAGGTATTTACGAACTAA
- a CDS encoding long-chain fatty acid--CoA ligase: protein MMNTPLTLTSLLNRAENYFSHKEMVSRTLSGIHRFTYREYAKRTRRLASALTKLGMREGDKVATFAWNHHRHLEAYFGVPCTGAVLHMVNIRLSPEHIAYVINHAEDKILLIDEDLVPLIEQVQHELKTVEKYIIMTDNDTLPQTTLPSVYSYEELLKEADEDFPLREDLDENTPAGMCYTSATTGNPKGVVYTHRGIVLHAMATGLADTIALSERDVCMPIVPMFHANAWGLPFAAVWFGTSLVLPGPNMTPDVIASLIQDAGVTITAGVPTIWLAFVNLLEKENYDISSLRAVVCGGSAAPKNIIRAFEEKYHIPFIQGYGMTETSPIVSLSTLTSNMDTLSMEERVNTRALQGMVIPGLDVKIINENGEVPWDGKTMGELIVRGPWVAHEYYRDERSKETFKDGWLYTGDIATRSKDGYIKITDRTKDLIKSGGEWISSVDLENALMTHDAVFEAAVIAVPHKKWQERPLACVVLQEGYEESIKDELLSYLSTQFAKWWLPDDIIFLNEIPKTSVGKFLKRALRDQLSQELISE, encoded by the coding sequence ATGATGAATACTCCTTTAACATTAACGAGTTTATTGAATCGAGCAGAAAATTATTTTTCACATAAGGAAATGGTTTCAAGAACCCTCAGTGGTATCCACCGCTTTACGTATCGAGAATATGCAAAGCGTACAAGACGATTAGCAAGTGCACTGACAAAGCTTGGGATGAGAGAAGGCGACAAAGTAGCTACCTTTGCCTGGAATCATCATCGTCATTTGGAAGCGTATTTCGGTGTCCCGTGTACCGGAGCCGTTCTTCATATGGTGAATATTCGCTTATCACCTGAACATATTGCCTATGTGATTAATCACGCTGAAGATAAAATATTATTAATAGATGAGGATTTAGTTCCTCTTATCGAACAAGTTCAACATGAGTTGAAAACGGTTGAAAAGTATATCATTATGACGGACAATGACACCCTTCCTCAGACAACATTACCATCCGTCTACTCCTATGAAGAGTTATTAAAAGAAGCAGACGAAGATTTTCCACTTAGGGAAGATTTGGATGAGAACACACCCGCTGGTATGTGCTACACCTCGGCTACAACTGGTAATCCAAAGGGAGTCGTTTATACCCATAGAGGCATCGTTCTTCACGCTATGGCCACAGGCTTAGCAGATACGATTGCCTTGTCTGAGCGAGATGTATGTATGCCGATTGTACCCATGTTTCATGCAAATGCATGGGGGTTACCATTTGCTGCAGTCTGGTTTGGCACGAGTCTAGTGTTGCCAGGTCCAAATATGACTCCTGATGTGATAGCCTCTTTAATTCAAGATGCGGGAGTGACAATTACGGCTGGCGTGCCAACGATTTGGCTTGCTTTTGTGAATTTGTTAGAAAAAGAAAATTACGACATTAGTAGTTTACGAGCGGTCGTATGCGGTGGATCTGCCGCTCCGAAAAATATTATCAGGGCCTTTGAAGAAAAGTACCACATTCCGTTTATCCAAGGTTATGGCATGACTGAAACAAGTCCGATCGTCTCCCTTTCAACATTAACGAGTAATATGGATACCCTTTCTATGGAAGAACGTGTAAATACAAGAGCACTGCAGGGCATGGTGATACCTGGTCTAGATGTGAAAATTATTAATGAAAATGGTGAGGTTCCTTGGGACGGAAAAACGATGGGAGAACTTATCGTTCGTGGTCCATGGGTGGCACATGAATATTACCGGGATGAACGGAGCAAAGAAACTTTTAAAGACGGTTGGCTATATACCGGTGATATCGCGACGAGAAGCAAGGACGGTTATATCAAAATTACTGATCGAACGAAGGATTTGATCAAAAGTGGCGGAGAATGGATATCGTCGGTTGATTTGGAAAATGCCCTAATGACTCATGACGCCGTATTTGAAGCAGCGGTGATTGCTGTACCACATAAAAAATGGCAAGAGCGACCACTGGCATGTGTTGTGCTGCAAGAGGGGTACGAAGAGTCGATCAAAGACGAACTCTTATCCTACCTCTCTACTCAATTTGCAAAATGGTGGTTACCCGATGATATTATTTTTCTAAATGAGATTCCGAAAACCTCAGTTGGGAAGTTTTTGAAGCGTGCTCTACGAGACCAATTAAGCCAAGAACTTATTTCAGAATAA